One Cucurbita pepo subsp. pepo cultivar mu-cu-16 chromosome LG09, ASM280686v2, whole genome shotgun sequence DNA window includes the following coding sequences:
- the LOC111801778 gene encoding flavonoid 3',5'-methyltransferase-like isoform X6 — protein MAGDSKNILQCPALLQYILEENSYPREHEQLKELREITLETFKYWSLMSVPADQGLFLSMLLKLMNAKKTLEIGVFTGYSLLTTALALPADGQIIAVDVNRDSFEIGLPFIKKAGVDHKINFVESQGMPVLNDLLNDGKEGEFDFAFVDANKDEYIKYHELLLKLVKIGGVIAYDNTLWFGTVAHSDDVVEEKLKASRGHTRELNAFLVNDSRVEIALLSVGDGLTLCRRIK, from the exons ATGGCCGGCGATTCTAAGAACATCCTCCAGTGTCCTGCTCTTCTCCAG TATATACTGGAAGAGAATTCGTATCCGAGAGAGCACGAACAGTTGAAGGAACTCAGAGAAATCACGTTAGAAACGTTCAAGTACTG GAGCCTGATGAGCGTACCAGCGGATCAAGGATTGTTTCTATCGATGCTTCTGAAACTGATGAACGCAAAGAAAACGTTAGAGATCGGCGTATTCACTGGCTATTCGCTCCTTACCACTGCGCTAGCCCTGCCCGCTGATGGTCAG ATTATAGCGGTTGATGTGAATAGAGATTCATTCGAGATTGGCTTGCCATTTATAAAAAAGGCTGGAGTTGATCATAAGATCAATTTTGTAGAATCACAGGGAATGCCTGTCCTCAACGACCTCCTCAATGAC GGAAAAGAAGGAGAATTTGATTTTGCATTTGTGGATGCTAACAAAGATGAGTACATTAAATATCACGAATTGCTTTTGAAATTGGTGAAAATCGGCGGTGTAATCGCCTATGACAATACCTTGTGGTTTGGAACAGTGGCACATAGCGACGACGTCGTTGAGGAGAAATTAAAGGCTAGTAGAGGCCATACGCGAGAACTCAATGCTTTTCTTGTTAATGACTCACGCGTTGAGATAGCTCTCCTCTCGGTTGGAGATGGCCTCACTCTTTGCCGGCGTATTAA